The DNA window GGCCAATCCTTCGTCAAGGCCTCGACCCGCTTCACGAGGGCCTGTTTCGAAAAATCCCCCGAGACGGCGAGGATGATGCGGTCGGGAAAGAAATATTTTTTATAAAAGTCGAGCACGTCGTCCCGGGTGAGGGACTTCAACATCTCCGGCGTCGGGGTCCTGGCCCAAACGCTGTCCTTGCCGTAGAGCAGCTTGGGAAACTCGCGCACCGCGATCTTGCCGGGGTCGTCGTTCTGCCGACGCAGCTGCTCGAGCATCTGCAGGCGCACCAGCTCGAGCTTCTTGGCGTCGAAGGCCGGCTCGCGGAGCATCTCGAAGAGCAGCTCCAGGACCTTCGGCAGGTCCTCCTTCAGGCACTTGAAGCCGATGGCGCCAAATTCCCGCGAGATGTCCGATTCGATGTCGGCGCCGACCGCGGCGAGCTCGGCCTCGAAGCGCTCGGGCGGTCGCTTCAGGGTGCCGCCCTCCCGGAGCAGCTTGCCGGTCATCGCGGCCAGGCCCAGCTTGCCGGGCGGGTCGTAGAGGGCCCCGGTGCGCACGTAGAGGAAGCCCCGCACCACCGGCAGCTCGTGGTCCTGCAGCATCAA is part of the Deltaproteobacteria bacterium PRO3 genome and encodes:
- a CDS encoding insulinase family protein, with translation MKPIYRHFALSILFLTAFSGALRAAESGWTALEKTPLPEIHVPKIDRLTLGNGLQLLMLQDHELPVVRGFLYVRTGALYDPPGKLGLAAMTGKLLREGGTLKRPPERFEAELAAVGADIESDISREFGAIGFKCLKEDLPKVLELLFEMLREPAFDAKKLELVRLQMLEQLRRQNDDPGKIAVREFPKLLYGKDSVWARTPTPEMLKSLTRDDVLDFYKKYFFPDRIILAVSGDFSKQALVKRVEALTKDWP